A single Aythya fuligula isolate bAytFul2 chromosome 21, bAytFul2.pri, whole genome shotgun sequence DNA region contains:
- the LRRC38 gene encoding leucine-rich repeat-containing protein 38, which yields MLPCFPFCLLPFSVFVCLLFLPGGHFCPAVCSCMDYHTIDCRDQGLPSVPNPFPLDVRKLLIADNNIQAIPADFFIFYGDLVYLDFRNNSLTSLEEGTFSSSTKLVYLDLSYNNLTQLDAGIFKSAEKLIKLSLGNNNLVDVDEAAFENLEQLQVLELNDNNLQSLNVAALEALPSLRTIRLEGNPWVCDCDFANLFSWIQDNASKLQKGLHEIQCSLPVENRRIFLNELSEVSFSECKFSLSLTDLFIIIFSGVAVSIAAILSSFFLATIVHCFQRCAPSKDDDDDEDDSED from the exons ATGTTGCCatgctttcctttctgccttctgcctttttctgtctttgtctgcCTGCTCTTTTTACCCGGGGGTCATTTTTGTCCTGCTGTCTGTAGCTGTATGGACTACCACACCATAGACTGCCGGGATCAAGGACTCCCAAGTGTTCCTAATCCATTTCCATTGGATGTACGGAAACTTCTTATAGCCGATAACAACATTCAGGCGATACCAGCTgacttctttatattttatggAGATCTGGTCTATTTGGACTTCAGGAATAACTCCCTCACCTCTTTAGAAGAGGGCACTTTTAGCAGCTCTACCAAACTGGTGTATTTAGACTTAAGCTACAATAATTTAACGCAGCTTGATGCTGGGATATTCAAGTCAGCAGAAAAACTGATCAAACTGAGCCTTGGAAACAATAACCTGGTGGATGTGGATGAGGCTGCTTTTGAGAACCTGGAACAGCTCCAAGTGTTAGAACTGAATGACAATAACTTACAAAGCCTCAACGTGGCAGCCCTGGAAGCGCTGCCCTCCCTGCGGACTATACGCTTGGAGGGCAACCCTTGGGTCTGTGACTGTGACTTTGCCAACCTTTTCAGCTGGATACAGGACAATGCATCCAAGCTCCAGAAAG GTCTCCATGAAATCCAGTGCTCCCTGCCTGTAGAAAATAGAAGAATCTTTCTGAATGAATTATCTGAGGTCAGCTTTAGTGAATGCAAATTTAGTTTGTCATTGACGGACCTTTTTATCATCATCTTCTCTGGAGTCGCAGTCTCCATTGCTGCAATTCTATCAAGCTTCTTCCTAGCAACTATAGTACACTGCTTCCAAAGATGTGCTCCCAGTAAAGATGACGATGATGATGAAGACGACAGTGAGGACTGA